The following is a genomic window from Nitrospira sp..
CAAGTACCAGCCCGGCCCACGCAACAGCGGCGGGCGTTTCCTTGCCCCTTACCAGGCAATACAGAGTAAGTGAAAAAAAGAGCTGGCTCGGGCCATGCTGCCACGACGCTTGACTGATGAGGCTCAGGCTGCTTGTCCCGAATGCGTAGACAAAGGCAACAAACCATGCCACGCGCGGCGGCGTGACGCGCCGCAACCCGACAAATAACGTAAGCACCGACAGCGCAACCATGAGCATGCCTGCCCGCTTTTCCAAATCGAACAGCGCCTCGGCTCCGATTCTTGCCCCTGCCTTGAGGACGGGGAAAAAATACACCGGCACGGACAAGACAGCGCCCCATGGAGGGTACGTCGATATCAGGTGTCCGTCGATGATCCGTATAAAGTATTGTTCCTCGTACTGCTCAATGGTGGACGCATACTCATCGAGATAAAAATCATGGTCCGTGAGGAGGCTGACGGGAAGAAACCGCGCCGGCAGCGTATCCGCCATCTCAAATGTATGGCCATTGAGGTAATACAGGCTCAGCGAGCCGATGAACAAGAGGAGAGGAGACTGCGCCCACTCGGCTGCCGAGAGCCCGGCCCGCCTCCCTTCCAGCCACGTCGTGGCGCATGCGAAGGCCAAACAGAGCAGCAGCCAGTTCCTCAGAGAATAGGCATGAAGATGAACGGGGCCGACCGTGATATCGTAGCCTCCTTGAACAAAGAACAAGACGAGCACATTCGCGCAAACCAGATAAAACAGAACACGAATCCCCTTCTCGAAGAGAGTGCCTGGCTGGGAATCAGTACCCGTCATGGGCGTCACGCGCCGACCAAACATCACAGCTTACCCTCAGTTATATTTCCCGGTTCCCTGGCCACTGGGCTTTTACGCCGTCCCCTTAATCGACTTGCCGGCAAGCCACCGCCGCAGGCCTTGAGGCATGAGCCAGATTCCGGCAAACACACAGGCATCGAGCACGCTGGAAGCCCCGAAACGACAGGCATTCTTCAAGAGCGGCCAGAATGCCGATCTGTCCCCCTGTTCAATCGCATTGGCGCTCAACCAGGTCAATAGGAACGAGGCATAGGCTTGAGAGGTCATCAACTGGCGATTCCGTTGCGCCCAAGACAGCGAAAATCTCCAGTCTTTCCGACTGCTCATTGTTTCCAGATGCTCCGGCCTGTGCCAAATCGCAAGCGGCTCAGAAAACGGCGCGAATTCAACGACTCTCTCGCCGCGCGCGGTGGCCCGGACAAGCCAGTCGAGGTCATCGTGCCTTCGCGCCTCTGCTCGAAACGGGACTGTCTGCAACAGGTTCTTGGTCGTAAAGACCGTAGACGTTTGCACGAGGCCTTCTCCCCCACACAAGCGCGTACGGCGGAACAAATATTCGCTCATGGGCTCGCCGGACACCGGCAGCCTCCGCGGCAGCACCACATCATCGATATCGCTTCGCTTGATGAACCGGCATGCAATGATGGGATCCTTGAACGTGGATTGTTGCGCGGCGCGCAACTGGACCTCAAGCTTGCGTGGGTGCCATTCGTCGTCATCGTCGAGAAAGGCGATCCATTGACTGCGAGCCGCTCCGACGCCTGCGTTACGGGCCTGCGCAGCACCCTGGGACTGCAACAGCAGCTTCACCAGAAGCCTGGACTCATCCAGCGCGGCAAGCACCTTTTCCGTTTTCTCATCGGGCCCATCAATGACCACGACCACTTCGATCGATTGCAGCGTTTGCGCCAACGCGCTCCGAACCGCGCGCACGACTAATTGCGGCCGGTTGACTGTCGGGATCACGACTGATACCAGCGGATGATCGTTCATCACGCGAACCTCTTTGCCCTAATCCCGCCGATGCAATCGCATCATGATCCCGTTTTGGGGGCGCAACGTCATTTTCGGTTCCGGCACAATCGCCTGCCCCGGCACCAATGACAATCTGAACCGCTGGGCAATGGCGGTAAGCGTCAGAATCGCTTCCATCTTGGCAAAGTGCTCCCCAATGCAAACCCGGGCCCCGCCGCCGAACGGAAAATACGCAAACTGCGGCCGCTCTTTCTTGGCCGTTTCGGTAAACCGTTCTGGGTTAAACCGCTCAGGGTCAGAGAAATATTGCGGGTTGCGATGCATGACATACGGACACAAATAGATTTTCACTCCCGCAGGAATGACTGCACCGCTCGGCAATTTATCCTCTTCCAGCGCCACCCGAATAAAAATCCAGGTGGGCGGATAGAGCCGAATGGATTCCGCCAGCACCATCCCAGTGTATGTGAGCCTCGAAAGATCTTCGGCTGACGGAGGCCGGCGGCCGAGAACGCCGTCCACCTCCGTGAAGAAGGCCGCTTCAATCTCCGGATGTTGAGACAGGAGATAGGAGGTCCACGTCAACGCCTCCGCAATCGTCTCATACCCGGTTACAAACAGGGTCACTGCCTCATCGCGAACCTGCTGATCGGTCATTCCGGTCCCATCATCGTACTGCGCGCGAAGAAGCCGCGCGAGCAGATCCTCACCGCCTGTGGGATGCGCGCGGCGCGACTGAATTGCGCGATAGACGATGTCGTCGATCCGGCGCATCGCCTTGCGATAGGCCCACCCGATCCGACTCGGCACCCACTCGGGAACCGGCGAAAAAAACACATGCTCCATATACAGCCGCCTGACCGTAATGGCCTCTAGCAGCGCCGGCATGTCCTCGTCCGCATCCGGTCCTAACAACGTCTTAACGATGTTTTCTTGAGCCAGGCCCATCATTTCCTGGTTGAGATCGATCTGCATGCCATCCGTCCACCAGTCGAGCATGGCGGCGATTCCGGTTGTGACCGTGTGCGAAAAAGACTCCATGACCTTCCGGTAGAACACCGGCTGCATCATCCTCCGCTGCCTGAGATGCGCCGTGCCCACGCTGGTCAAGAGGCCGGATCCCGACAGCCGCTTCCCGCTCACGCTGGTCATGCGAGGCGATTTGACATAGTTATCCGGGTTTATCACCAACACATGCTTGACGTCTTCCGGATGATTGAGCACATACGTCGGCTCGCCAATGTTCAATTTGACCACATCGCCATACACAGCCGCACAACGTGAGAGAAAGCCGAGCTTGTCGTATAAGAATACCGGGAGATGCCCCACAAGCGGGTAACCAGCCGGCCCCTGAGCCGCCGATTCGACGTTGTCGCCGCTACTCATCTTGAGCCAATTCTTCGCAGGCCACGACCGATGCACCCTTCCTTTTTCCGATAGCGCCGATGATTCGGAGATAGCGGTCCAGATAGCGTTCTCTGGAATAGAACGTCTCGTACCCGACTCGAGCCCGTTGCGCAAGGGTTTCTCGTAAATCACCGTCCCGGGCCAGTGCGGAAAGCATTCTCTGGAGTTCCTCTCCAGACCGGTACACAAATCCACCGCCGGTTTTCTCGACCGCTTCACCGCTCCCACCGACGTCATGGACCACTGCTGGCGTTCCACAAGCCAGCGCTTCAAGCACGGCCAGCGGGAACACTTCCGGAGCCAACGACGGCACAATCACCGCTGTAGCCTTCTGGTACAGCCCGATCAGCTCAGACTGCGGGCGCACACCTAGAAAACGAATGTGTGGAACCCCCTCATACCGCGCCTGAAGATCTACAAGCAAATCTCCACTACCCACAACATCCAAGTCAAATTCCGGCAATCGCACAAACTCTTCAAGCAACCGATCGATACCCTTGGAGGCGGTTACTCTGCCGACAAACAAAAAACGCGGCCGCCCAACCCAAATGCGCCGCGCGGGCGGACCCGGCTCC
Proteins encoded in this region:
- a CDS encoding conserved membrane protein of unknown function (Evidence 4 : Unknown function but conserved in other organisms; MaGe:77309292), with the protein product MFGRRVTPMTGTDSQPGTLFEKGIRVLFYLVCANVLVLFFVQGGYDITVGPVHLHAYSLRNWLLLCLAFACATTWLEGRRAGLSAAEWAQSPLLLFIGSLSLYYLNGHTFEMADTLPARFLPVSLLTDHDFYLDEYASTIEQYEEQYFIRIIDGHLISTYPPWGAVLSVPVYFFPVLKAGARIGAEALFDLEKRAGMLMVALSVLTLFVGLRRVTPPRVAWFVAFVYAFGTSSLSLISQASWQHGPSQLFFSLTLYCLVRGKETPAAVAWAGLVLGVAVICRPLNLVMALPIALYVFHEHRDRCLGFVLAGMPPLLLFLWYNAAYFGSPVRTGFGATVVTPASLVGHHLSWFNTPFLEGLAGVLFSPARGLFIYSPIFLCALVGMVVVWRTPGQLFLRYLSVAPLLLLIPVATLGSWWGGHGYGPRLLADSAPFLCYLMAPALERIGQRAWARYVVIGLTGISIGMHVIGFAYSKDWGSELLDFDAHHERIWYWRESPPVLLGTQLLEEGWQRVGEKF
- a CDS encoding Glycosyltransferase involved in cell wall (biotransltable=11; MaGe:77309293); translated protein: MNDHPLVSVVIPTVNRPQLVVRAVRSALAQTLQSIEVVVVIDGPDEKTEKVLAALDESRLLVKLLLQSQGAAQARNAGVGAARSQWIAFLDDDDEWHPRKLEVQLRAAQQSTFKDPIIACRFIKRSDIDDVVLPRRLPVSGEPMSEYLFRRTRLCGGEGLVQTSTVFTTKNLLQTVPFRAEARRHDDLDWLVRATARGERVVEFAPFSEPLAIWHRPEHLETMSSRKDWRFSLSWAQRNRQLMTSQAYASFLLTWLSANAIEQGDRSAFWPLLKNACRFGASSVLDACVFAGIWLMPQGLRRWLAGKSIKGTA
- a CDS encoding Cytochrome P450 (MaGe:77309294), with protein sequence MHRSWPAKNWLKMSSGDNVESAAQGPAGYPLVGHLPVFLYDKLGFLSRCAAVYGDVVKLNIGEPTYVLNHPEDVKHVLVINPDNYVKSPRMTSVSGKRLSGSGLLTSVGTAHLRQRRMMQPVFYRKVMESFSHTVTTGIAAMLDWWTDGMQIDLNQEMMGLAQENIVKTLLGPDADEDMPALLEAITVRRLYMEHVFFSPVPEWVPSRIGWAYRKAMRRIDDIVYRAIQSRRAHPTGGEDLLARLLRAQYDDGTGMTDQQVRDEAVTLFVTGYETIAEALTWTSYLLSQHPEIEAAFFTEVDGVLGRRPPSAEDLSRLTYTGMVLAESIRLYPPTWIFIRVALEEDKLPSGAVIPAGVKIYLCPYVMHRNPQYFSDPERFNPERFTETAKKERPQFAYFPFGGGARVCIGEHFAKMEAILTLTAIAQRFRLSLVPGQAIVPEPKMTLRPQNGIMMRLHRRD